From the Macaca nemestrina isolate mMacNem1 chromosome 7, mMacNem.hap1, whole genome shotgun sequence genome, one window contains:
- the LOC105473649 gene encoding homeobox protein SIX6 has product MFQLPILNFSPQQVAGVCETLEESGDVERLGRFLWSLPVAPAACEALNKNESVLRARAIVAFHGGNYRELYHILENHKFTKESHAKLQALWLEAHYQEAEKLRGRPLGPVDKYRVRKKFPLPRTIWDGEQKTHCFKERTRHLLREWYLQDPYPNPSKKRELAQATGLTPTQVGNWFKNRRQRDRAAAAKNRLQQQVLSQGSGRALRAEGDGTSEVLGVAASPAASLSSKAATSAISITSSDSECDI; this is encoded by the exons ATGTTCCAGCTACCCATCTTGAATTTCAGCCCCCAGCAAGTGGCCGGGGTATGCGAGACCCTGGAAGAGAGCGGCGATGTGGAGCGCCTGGGTCGCTTCCTTTGGTCGCTGCCCGTGGCCCCTGCGGCCTGCGAGGCCCTCAACAAGAATGAGTCGGTGCTGCGCGCACGAGCTATCGTGGCCTTTCACGGTGGCAACTACCGCGAGCTCTACCATATCCTGGAAAACCACAAGTTCACCAAGGAGTCGCACGCCAAGCTGCAGGCGCTCTGGCTTGAAGCACactatcaggaggctgagaagttgcGTGGAAGGCCCCTGGGGCCGGTGGACAAGTACAGAGTAAGGAAGAAGTTCCCGCTGCCGCGCACCATTTGGGACGGCGAACAGAAGACACACTGCTTCAAGGAGCGCACGCGGCACCTGCTACGCGAGTGGTACCTGCAGGATCCATACCCTAACCCCAGCAAAAAGCGTGAGCTCGCCCAGGCAACCGGACTGACTCCCACGCAGGTGGGCAACTGGTTCAAAAACCGCCGACAAAGGGACCGAGCGGCTGCAGCCAAGAACAG ACTCCAGCAGCAGGTCCTGTCACAGGGTTCCGGGCGGGCACTACGGGCGGAGGGCGACGGCACGTCAGAGGTGCTCGGCGTCGCCGCCAGCCCGGCCGCCAGTCTATCCAGCAAGGCGGCCACTTCAGCCATCTCCATCACGTCCAGCGACAGCGAGTGCGACATCTGA